In Porites lutea chromosome 1, jaPorLute2.1, whole genome shotgun sequence, a single genomic region encodes these proteins:
- the LOC140947135 gene encoding uncharacterized protein, with the protein MTSEVAFSPNDDYIVCGDCNRSCIFGDCPDHGPLEWIDDHQVPQGTQSTCRDSLPSNLCLRQMGVFARERIEKRAMFGPFRGRKIPLKEMNFEGSANIMNMWEVFEGGTVSYVIDGTDEDHSNWMRFVNCARDDKEQNLLQVQYRGEIYFKTLVPVEAGSELLVWYQDSCVKPLDGSSHQTGHDFVCDVCKLEFSGPTFLLRHKSVRCPGIAQVPYLVHQPESQDNGTSVNGDSSTHSVGQTESSYVVVHLEPNANENHVTKIDTVENSPYVVVHVQPAPTTSSNNLGTGKRRKRILAGDKTANASKQPKPVNTRQRAAVNREKEAKKVASKARSTVDAVKEANKVGSKGRFTKARGKRSSKAQTVKNAAANKSLTPKRAKETKRTSTSSASRSRGGTVRKVKQNGTVQSKSAAPTESVSSSTREESGDAKKDGQRATDGNKALKKTSGRKAASKGAKTRRREIQKQYDKSKSSSSRKRRSEDMATAESDDISIEKQKQTADKTTGKENNAKASEKKGRYIPAKKQKAPVLKEKPAIKCEICRKNFKWKSQLNYHMRCHTSEKEFKCPFCNKGLSQMSSLKRHLRVHSGEKPHQCEECGKRFLEKTRLIYHLRKHRGQEPEKKYKCGFCDKRFTLNANMKTHERTHTGEKPYPCPQCGKMFRRSSDISSHLRSHTGERPYKCSHCAKAFTMISHRKRHEIIHTGERPFKCDICGKGFTQPNSVKAHLKVHARKEALAESRGDNAVQRPRESVSSNGATVQTTDEADEGESRGEIAQNSGAEQMQIDNAPGLGSTAGTSAVITSTETLSSTQTKPVGTERSHQGDDDLTQVGIQHQGAASLLLLGAIPEGQTGLFNLRNTGVSETAAQSIGDHLQLSCTNAEQFTIVSSQVNAGLIPLPCIPQVGFDCENVPLQLDQSGGQNHVQVDEGEETASTLLAL; encoded by the exons TCTGTGGGGACTGCAACAGATCCTGCATATTTGGTGACTGTCCTGACCATGGGCCATTAGAATGGATTGATGATCACCAGGtgccacagggaacccaatcTACATGTAGGGACAGTCTTCCCAGTAATCTTTGCTTGCGTCAAATGGGTGTGTTTGCTAGGGAAAGGATTGAAAAACGAGCAATGTTTGGACCCTTCCGTGGACGGAAGATACCTTTGAAGGAAATGAATTTTGAAGGGAGTGCCAACATTATGAACATGTGGGAG GTTTTTGAAGGTGGAACAGTCAGCTACGTTATTGATGGTACAGATGAAGATCACAGTAACTGGATGCGGTTTGTGAATTGTGCACGTGACGACAAAGAACAGAACCTCCTGCAAGTGCAGTACCGTGGTGAGATCTACTTCAAGACCCTTGTACCCGTGGAGGCAGGCAGTGAACTGTTGGTGTGGTATCAGGATAGCTGTGTCAAGCCTTTGGACGGCTCATCACACCAAACGG GTCATGATTTTgtctgtgatgtgtgtaaattgGAATTTTCTGGGCCAACCTTTCTCCTGAGGCACAAGTCTGTTCGCTGCCCTGGAATAGCTCAAGTACCATACCTTGTACATCAACCAGAGTCGCAAGATAATGGGACATCCGTTAATGGAGACTCTTCGACACATTCTGTCGGTCAGACCGAGTCATCGTACGTTGTTGTTCACCTAGAGCCCAATGCTAATGAAAACCATGTAACGAAAATTGATACAGTGGAGAATTCGCCTTACGTTGTCGTACATGTACAACCAGCGCCTACAACCAGCTCAAACAATCTGGGAACCGGGAAGCGTCGAAAACGGATCCTCGCCGGTGATAAGACAGCCAACGCATCGAAACAACCTAAACCAGTAAATACGCGACAACGAGCCGCTGTGAATAGAGAGAAGGAAGCCAAGAAAGTCGCGAGCAAAGCTCGTTCGACTGTTGATGCTGTTAAGGAAGCTAACAAGGTCGGTAGCAAGGGACGTTTTACAAAAGCTCGGGGAAAGCGGTCGTCGAAAGCCCAAACTGTTAAGAATGCTGCAGCCAATAAATCATTGACTCCTAAGAGagctaaagaaacaaaacgaactTCAACTTCTAGTGCCTCGAGATCTCGCGGCGGAACTGTTAGGAAGGTTAAACAGAATGGAACTGTTCAGAGTAAAAGTGCTGCGCCAACAGAATCAGTCTCGTCGAGTACTCGGGAGGAATCAGGTGACGCAAAGAAAGATGGGCAGAGAGCCACGGACGGAAATAAAGCTTTAAAGAAAACGTCTGGAAGAAAGGCAGCGTCCAAAGGCGCGAAAACAAGAAGACGAGAAATTCAAAAACAGTATGATAAATCAAAATCATCATCTTCTCGGAAAAGGCGCAGTGAAGATATGGCAACAGCCGAAAGTGATGATATAAGTATTGAGAAACAGAAGCAAACTGCTGACAAGACAACGGGTAAAGAGAATAACGCCAAGGCCTCAGAAAAAAAGGGAAGATATATCCCAGCGAAGAAACAGAAGGCGCCTGTTTTAAAGGAGAAGCCTGCGATAAAATGCGAGATTTGTCGAAAGAATTTCAAATGGAAATCGCAGCTTAACTACCACATGCGATGTCACACATCTGAGAAGGAGTTCAAGTGTCCTTTTTGTAATAAAGGTCTGTCGCAGATGTCCTCTCTTAAGCGGCATTTACGCGTCCACAGTGGAGAAAAGCCTCATCAATGTGAGGAATGCGGTAAGCGGTTTCTGGAGAAGACAAGGCTGATATATCACCTAAGAAAACACAGAGGGCAAGAACCGGAGAAAAAATACAAGTGTGGTTTTTGTGATAAACGTTTTACATTGAACGCTAATATGAAAACGCACGAGCGTACTCATACTGGAGAGAAGCCTTATCCTTGCCCACAATGCGGCAAAATGTTTAGGCGCAGCTCAGATATTTCGAGTCATCTACGAAGCCACACCGGGGAGAGACCCTACAAGTGTTCCCATTGTGCCAAGGCGTTCACGATGATCTCGCATCGCAAGCGACATGAAATTATCCACACAGGAGAAAGGCCGTTTAAGTGTGATATTTGTGGTAAAGGGTTTACTCAGCCAAACTCGGTTAAAGCTCATTTGAAGGTCCACGCTAGGAAAGAGGCTCTGGCTGAAAGCCGAGGCGACAATGCCGTGCAACGTCCACGAGAGAGCGTATCAAGCAATGGTGCAACGGTGCAGACCACTGATGAAGCTGATGAAGGTGAATCTAGGGGAGAGATTGCACAGAATAGCGGTGCGGAGCAGATGCAGATAGACAACGCTCCCGGCCTGGGATCGACTGCAGGGACTAGTGCTGTAATAACAAGCACTGAAACGCTGTCCAGCACACAAACAAAACCAGTAGGTACCGAACGTTCACATCAAGGGGATGATGATTTAACGCAAGTAGGTATTCAACATCAAGGTGCGGCGAGCCTTTTGTTGTTGGGAGCGATTCCTGAAGGACAAACGGGACTCTTCAACTTGAGGAACACTGGAGTATCTGAAACAGCGGCACAGAGCATTGGAGATCACTTGCAGTTAAGTTGCACTAATGCCGAACAGTTTACTATTGTAAGTTCTCAGGTGAATGCAGGATTAATACCGCTGCCCTGTATTCCCCAGGTCGGCTTTGACTGTGAGAATGTACCGTTACAGCTGGATCAAAGCGGTGGACAGAACCACGTCCAGGTTGATGAAGGAGAAGAAACCGCATCAACCCTTCTCGCACTTTAA